The Cynocephalus volans isolate mCynVol1 chromosome 1, mCynVol1.pri, whole genome shotgun sequence region ATAGATTAAGAGAGTAGTTATGGCATCGCCAGGCAGTTTTCATCCCTTTTCGTACTTAAGAGAAGACCCGTGAACAAAGCCCATTGAGTCACATTTGGTGTGGGAGTGCCCCCAAAGGGTCCTGGTGTCCTGCACCCGGCACACAGGGGGCCAtctgaatgaatggatggtgAATGAACTATTTGTCCACCCAACCCAGAACTAGGCGGGAGGTCCCCGTGAGGGCACATCCGGAATAGAGGAGATGGAAAGTGGGTGGCACTACTCGTGCGCTGGCGGGGCGGGGCTGGGTGGCACAGTGGCTGGGGCggggggggcttccagcagaGAACGGGGGACCGAAGGTGGGGGCGGAGGCGGGGGCTTGGGCCTGCGCGGGGACCCCGCGCTGCAACTCCGCGCGAATTTCGCTTTCGCTTTGGGCCGAGCCGGAGGCGGCGGGGCCGTCCCGGACGACTGCAGCCGGGCCCCCAGGAGTTAATTCGAAAGCGCCGCAAACCCGCGGGCCGGCCTGACTCCCCGTGTCACCGAGAAGCTGatgtagagagagacagagagagagagagaaagcaagagaccAGAGTCCCGGGAAAGTCCTACGCGCCGTGGGGCAATTATAAAAATGTGGCCCCCTGGGTCAGCCTCCCAGACACCGTCCCCCTGCTGCACCCACCGGTGCGCGTCCAGCTGCCCGCCCAGTGTCCCCGCGCTGCCGGCCCAGCATGCGTCCTCTGCGCAGTGAGTAACTGGGCGCGGccttgggtggggaggggtggcctCCAGGGAAGAGGGGGCAAAACTCGGGACTGGCTAAGGGGAGACTGGAGGACAATTAGCAGTCACCGGCAAAAGGGAAAGaagtggagggagaggaggattgGGCGCTCACCATGCGCTAATAGGGCATTgtgcccacttcacagatgagaaactgaggcccagctgGGAAGTTTGTTGCCTAAGGTCCCTCAGCTACAGTTACAAAAGGGTAGATCTCAGCCAGCTCCAAAGGGAGGCTTTGAGACCCCACCGTCTCCAAACCACTGGGTCCTATGTCTGAGTTAGTCACCTGGTCACCTGGCCTTGCCTTCACTTTTCAAAAAATGGGGGCTGTCCGTGCACTCTGAGTCCAACACCATGTCGGAGCTCATCAGGGCCCTCACAGCCAGCTGGCTTCTGGCTCTAGAACAGAGTGCTGCCGTGCAATAGCTTGGTTCATCTCTCAGGTGTGGAAGGAAGGTGTTGTTGGAAATGGGGTGAGGGAGGCTGTCACCAAGAAGTGATGGGTGGGCAAGGATGGCCAGAATGGCTGCAAGGACCCAGGCTGACCGGCTCAGCCctcccctcacctccctcccaGGCCTCCTCCTTGTGGCCACCCTCGTCCTCCTGGACCACCTCAGCTTGGCTAGACACCTCCCCAGGACCACAGCAGGCCCAGGAATGTTCTCGTGCCTTAACCACTCCCAGAACCTGCTGAGGGCCGTCAACAACATGCTTCAGAAGGTGAGCTTTTCAGTGCCCTCTTCCCGCTTGGCAGCCTCTGTGCAGGAAGGGCTTCTCCCAACCCATCCACTGGTACCTCAAGGAACTGTGGTGGGGGAATTGTGGAAGTTCATCAGTAACTGTCAAGGCAGGAACAGGGAACTTTACAAATGGCCCAACTATTAGCTAGAGTCTCAGTGAAATTGCGTCTGCAGAGAAAGCAAGAGTGGTAATAAATTATAATGGTGTTCATTGGGGCTGTGTCTACACAGAGGAAAGTGAATATTTACAGTGCTCCCTGAAGCCTGCCAACAGAGATGGAATTGTGTCAGTTTCTTGGACATCACTTGTCAACCCAGGAAACAGTTATTAGGTGTAGACTGTGCCTCAGAACCTACAAAGATGAATTAGATTTTGCCCTTCCCGCTGCTCGCAGCTTCCAGTCTGTTGACTTAGTCTGTTGTCAAAGCAGCACATCTCAGGGACGGCTGTGACAGCACTTCGCCCTTCGTTTTCTGCTGCAAGAGTTAGCTACTTTCACTCAGCTTCATTCATTTTATTAGGTTTCATATTttaatgcaaacattttttttcctttttaaaactattcCCATAGTTATTGCTTTTGCCACAAAGACTAAAgaccaatattttaaaagatgtcctTTTGCCTTCCTGCTCTCCAGtaaatctttcttattttctagtttatttccTTACGAATATGTTGAAATAAGCTCAATGCCACTAGGCcttagaaaactttttttaagtttttttcccttctaatctTTCATAATCTACTGCCAATTGCTCCTCACGGTTCAATCAATGTAATTAAAAAGGGGGATCACCAAGGAAAATTGCAGCGATAAGTGCTTTGTTTCCCGAAGAAAGGTATAGCATGGATAAAATGTAGGAGCTCCAATTATGTGGATGCTTTATGTGAAAAAGCTAAGTCTTCTGCTCCCAGTTATAGTACTAAAGGTCAAAACATTACAGAAttcaatttgatattttttatatcATTCCTTTGTCAAATTTGCCAGAACAAATCAACAAGCTGCCAGGCTGCTGCAGAAAACAGGTAGCAAATGTATGTGATTCACAGACCTTGTCCAGCCCACAGATTTGTAGAGTTTggtccatttttgttgttgttgttgttgtttgtgttttttttactattttgagTTTTTGGTTTGATGCCATTGAAAAATTGGACATCTCATATAAGATTTCACATTTCTAGCTTGTCTTGAAAAGATCTGAAAAACTGGAACACTGGGGCCACATCAGCAAATGTAACTCTTTACAACCTGCTGGAATAGTGGTTGTCCAGGTCTGCTTAAACACCTCCAGAATggtgtattaatttcctatggctgctgtcacaaattgccacaaacttagaggctttaaacaacacaaatttattatcttacagctctggaggtcagaagtccaaaatgggtgtTACTAGGCCAAAATTAATGTGTCAGCCAAGCTtgtattcctttctggaggctctaggggggATCTGTTGCTCTGCCTTTTTCTGCTTCTAGAAGGTGcacacattccttggctcatggcccccttcCATCTTCAGAGCCAGCAGTGACTAGTCAAGTCTTCCTCATGCTGCACCACTCTGAactgactcttctgcctccctcttccacttagAAGGACCCCATGATTACAGTGGGCCCACCCGCACtgtccaggataatctctctaccttaaggtcaactgattagCAACCTGAATATCGTCTATactttaattcccctttgccatgtcaCATAACATAGTGCCAGGTTCCAGGGGGTTGGGAGTGGCTATCTTGTAGGGCAGGGGCATTATTTACCTACCACAGACAAAGATTTTACTACCTGTGCCCGAATGTGTTCTGCACTTTGAGGCCTTGACTCATGGCTCCTGcagttccttctgcctgaaattcCCCTCCTGTATCCTTCAACGTTCTAATCCTCTTAAAGCAGATGTCCCATCTCCAGTGAAGCCCTGGCTGCCCTGTCTGCCCCACATCGGCACCTTCGCACCCTTCTCAGCACGTCTTGCCTGCTGACACGTCTCCTAGTGGCACTTGCCTATCTCCACAGTACACTTGGAATCTGGAAGGGCATAACACCGTCCTCTTGTTTGTCATGTTCTTAGTACCTagagtagtgcctggcacacatcaGGCTTGTAGAATGGAAACATGATCTCAATCTTCAATGTTGACTTCTTAAGATACATTTCATAATTCTATTCAACAATGCTTTTCAATATACTTGTAAGATGacatttcagtgtgtgtgtgtgtgtgtgtgtgtgtgtgtgtgtgtgtgtgtgtgtgtactacaaattaagtctcaacttGTCTTTCTGGTTTGCATGTTTGTTATATCCATCAAGCTGTGACCTTAACAGTTCCCCCTTTAGAAGTTATTCTTGAAAAAGATATTCATAAAACACAGGTGctttggcaaaagaaaaaaactgctttcACCAGAAGCAAGTGTCACACTGTGTTGTAGAAGCTGATTGGCACAGCCTGTTGAAATGATTTATAGTGCTTACATAATGGAAAAAGATGTCATCCAGAGAAAGATGTCCTAAGcaaagggagaggagggagggaaagagaagggaaacgGCCTATTTCCTTTAACCTTATGAAGATACCAGATTTCCTACAGGTCAAAGAGACAGAGATCAAGGGAAGCCAGCTCCAGCTTTGCTGGGTCCTGGGGAACCAGCCTCATGGGGAGCTAGGTGCCTTATTTATACTATCAACTGAATTTCTCCTTATGTTTTTTACAGGCCAGACAAACCCTAGAATTTTACTCCTGTACTTCTGAAGAGATTGATCATGAAgatatcacaaaaaataaaaccagcacAATAAAGGCCTGTTTACCACTGGAATTAACCACGGTACAGAGGATTTTTCTCCCAAAGCCTGTAATACAGTTAGAACTGTGCATCAAACATCAATGCTTCCAAAAATGTGGATATTTCTGGTGTACATTATTATACAACTTTAACAGGCCTCACTTCAGAAGttagatttggaaaaaaattataaaaacacatATGTTTTTTCAAACAAtttgaatatacttaacactccTGAACcatacacataaaaatggttaagattgtgacatttatatgttttaccataataaaaaaaaacctttgagataaaaaggcagaaagatttatattaagaATTCATATCTTTGATATGTGATTATTTTTCCCTCTAGAACGAAAGTTGCCTGGCTTCCAGAGAGATCTCTTTCATAACTGTAAGTCAGAAAACTAAAGGTTTTACTCCGTATGACGAATTCATACTATTGATGTCcgattattttttcttctagaatgGGAGTTGCCTGGCCTCTGGAAAAACCTCTGTTATGATGGTAAGACGCACACGCTTTGTTCAAATGCTGTGGAGAAAACGTTTTTAGCCCATCTCCATGGTTTCTT contains the following coding sequences:
- the IL12A gene encoding LOW QUALITY PROTEIN: interleukin-12 subunit alpha (The sequence of the model RefSeq protein was modified relative to this genomic sequence to represent the inferred CDS: inserted 2 bases in 1 codon) — protein: MWPPGSASQTPXPPAAPTGARPAARPVSPRCRPSMRPLRSLLLVATLVLLDHLSLARHLPRTTAGPGMFSCLNHSQNLLRAVNNMLQKARQTLEFYSCTSEEIDHEDITKNKTSTIKACLPLELTTNESCLASREISFITNGSCLASGKTSVMMTLCLSSIYEDLKMYHEEFKAMNAKLLMDPQRQILLDQDILAAIDEMIQALNFNSETVPQKPSLEEPDFYKTKIKLCILLHAFRIRVVTIDRVMSYLSSS